Proteins co-encoded in one uncultured Draconibacterium sp. genomic window:
- a CDS encoding IS3 family transposase, translated as MKAVDTAKKTKLASCETTCQCFGLHRDAYYKYKKRSAARLEVEKKVIKLVNYERLTQPRVGTRKLMMALHITFNLMGLKVGRDELYRILRKYDMLIVRKKTSCKTTDSYHHFHKYNNLIKDLKITRPNQVWVSDITYIRTYNGFCYLALITDLYSRKIVGYDISNSLELAGCLRALKKALANAKPANGLIHHSDRGAQYCSNQYVRILKNKDFKISMTEENHCYENAIAERVNGILKDEFFLDQTFASLKEAKRATKNAINIYNNKRLHLSLDYKTPQNVYNEAA; from the coding sequence ATGAAAGCAGTTGATACAGCAAAAAAAACAAAGCTGGCAAGTTGCGAGACGACTTGTCAATGCTTTGGACTACATCGGGATGCCTATTATAAATACAAGAAGAGGAGTGCTGCCCGACTAGAAGTAGAAAAGAAAGTCATAAAGCTTGTCAATTATGAGCGACTAACTCAACCGCGCGTTGGTACTCGAAAGTTGATGATGGCGCTACATATAACATTTAATCTAATGGGATTAAAGGTTGGACGTGATGAACTTTACAGGATCTTACGTAAATACGACATGTTGATTGTACGTAAGAAAACAAGTTGTAAAACAACCGATTCATATCATCATTTTCACAAGTACAATAATTTGATTAAAGACCTTAAAATAACAAGGCCAAATCAGGTATGGGTTAGCGATATTACCTACATCAGAACATACAACGGCTTTTGCTATTTAGCTCTCATTACTGACTTATACTCAAGAAAAATTGTTGGTTACGATATTAGCAACTCTCTTGAGCTGGCTGGGTGTTTGCGGGCTCTCAAAAAGGCCCTGGCAAACGCAAAGCCTGCCAATGGATTGATCCATCATTCTGACCGTGGAGCTCAATACTGCTCTAATCAATATGTCAGAATATTAAAAAACAAAGACTTCAAAATTAGCATGACCGAAGAAAATCATTGTTATGAGAATGCTATTGCTGAACGTGTTAATGGTATTTTAAAAGATGAGTTTTTCCTGGACCAAACATTTGCTAGTTTAAAAGAGGCTAAGCGTGCTACAAAAAATGCAATCAATATTTACAATAACAAAAGACTTCATTTATCTTTAGACTATAAAACGCCTCAAAACGTGTATAATGAGGCAGCTTAA
- a CDS encoding GTPase, producing the protein MLQLAKELNFRQHTQKKLIRKNKKLQMQTQDSPTERAALGRIARIGELYDARTDSFIGANIISQNLIENDISQIDNPSSKIEFETTNNLTNRFKQLDVNAELQLSVLANLVQLNGSGKYLKYDKTSSKSSQITLLYSISTKSENLNLFNDSLKERLNFQLLNTLHATHIVVGIDWGANCAVTAEARSENEDDKLKVEGALKTTIDKIGMAIKGEGEVEHDDNYEKQSQSFTYHSNLDVVSTEEPLPTSLTQVIDYIKKLPKLISNSNNGKGKPISYKLLPIDSLRKYYNLEKQIDSIVKSIDENTILKFVYLFEHLDRLKQKVVDIYDIVQSNSTIITDVEYNQVCEFKNQMMIEETELRKKLGGTLIDVRSGKTEMISLEQIIQDFETSKNSTTNIEKQILELDELTNKISYVNDLQSKGVIYVRKKDSIEQLISEDNENSYVFFSKWSSKNEEKWKKNNFIFKNTLKTKNKDNKTKFLLVDSDIKTEYISISPVLKHYFNGQVFIEDVLQKSIESSDLSLCSSTNIENCLYPPNNRVAIKIPCPGSFNGGKCESSKHYWHCDTCKSQVEYGFDNYFYCECGKSLATNYHFKCNSKFHGNGFIFYPEKVLKEYLQQHRPLDEMNILLLGETGVGKSTWINSFANYIHYDTLDDAKDGEFISIIPSNFVMTDDDYNEILIETGTDKNEHFISGQSATQEPRTYSLRSGSKIIRLIDTPGIGDTRGLEIDKKNMSNILSFLSNYDEIHGICILLKPNNARIHAMFRFCIKELLTHLHKDAAKNIIFCFTNGRSTFYRPGDSLTPLKTLLKENNDVEIALSKHTMYTMDNESFRFLAAIKKSNVTFTEKDFADFSQSWERSTDEIARMLNHIETLMPHRTKNTLSLNDARRLIVNLTKPIADISQNIQTNIRVLEDKKEEIENSEKSIEELAENLYIPAIKINRRDLDYPRTVCTSDSCVDFISIEGTNESQKHYKTHCHEHCHLTGISTDIINNPELRGCAAMNSEGYCTECGCHWTKHMHIEYETYQVLEKVIDKATEGKIKSKKDAQRKILAHIKELQERVDKLKREQEKITLASAKFACFLKQNAITPYNDALASYLEHLISEEEQKVNIGGKNETLEGLKKMKKEYDEQVKVLESAMGDGNKENKITLDDIKKLEKELLSMEISGDDLKNIIEGSEVAKSNNRNYKEYQIPQPKNRIKLKNAPQKLYNEGVKLIKNAQNSLGKFIN; encoded by the coding sequence ATGCTTCAGCTTGCAAAAGAGCTAAATTTTCGCCAACACACGCAAAAAAAATTAATCAGAAAAAATAAAAAACTTCAAATGCAGACACAAGATTCACCTACAGAAAGAGCAGCATTAGGACGTATAGCTAGAATTGGAGAATTATATGATGCTCGTACAGATTCATTTATTGGGGCTAATATTATTTCTCAAAATCTCATCGAAAATGATATTAGTCAAATTGATAATCCATCTTCAAAAATTGAATTTGAAACAACAAATAATCTAACCAATAGATTTAAACAATTGGATGTTAATGCTGAATTACAGTTAAGTGTCCTTGCAAACTTAGTTCAATTAAATGGGTCTGGAAAGTATCTTAAATATGATAAAACTAGCTCGAAATCCTCTCAAATTACACTTTTGTACTCTATTTCAACAAAATCAGAAAACCTTAACTTATTCAATGACTCCTTAAAAGAAAGATTAAATTTTCAATTACTCAATACATTGCATGCTACACACATTGTGGTTGGTATAGATTGGGGAGCAAATTGTGCTGTGACAGCAGAGGCAAGAAGTGAAAATGAAGATGATAAATTAAAAGTTGAAGGAGCATTGAAAACCACAATTGATAAAATTGGTATGGCTATTAAAGGTGAAGGAGAGGTTGAGCATGACGATAACTATGAAAAACAATCTCAAAGTTTTACATATCACAGTAATTTAGATGTTGTCTCAACAGAAGAACCTTTGCCTACATCTTTGACTCAGGTGATTGACTATATAAAAAAGCTCCCCAAATTAATTAGCAACTCAAATAATGGAAAAGGAAAGCCAATCTCTTATAAGTTATTACCAATTGATTCACTAAGAAAATATTACAATTTGGAAAAACAGATTGATTCTATAGTTAAAAGTATAGATGAAAATACAATTCTGAAATTCGTTTATTTATTTGAGCATCTTGATAGATTAAAACAAAAAGTTGTCGATATATATGACATCGTACAAAGTAACTCTACCATTATCACTGATGTGGAGTATAATCAGGTATGTGAATTTAAGAATCAAATGATGATTGAAGAGACTGAGTTAAGGAAAAAGCTTGGAGGAACATTAATTGATGTTAGGTCTGGAAAAACAGAAATGATTTCATTAGAACAAATCATACAAGATTTTGAAACAAGCAAAAACTCAACAACTAATATTGAAAAACAAATTTTAGAACTTGATGAACTAACAAATAAAATTTCGTATGTAAATGACTTACAAAGTAAAGGTGTAATATACGTTCGAAAAAAAGACAGCATAGAACAATTAATCTCAGAGGACAATGAAAACTCATATGTGTTCTTTTCAAAATGGTCTTCGAAGAATGAAGAAAAATGGAAAAAGAATAACTTTATTTTCAAGAATACCTTAAAAACAAAAAATAAGGATAATAAGACTAAATTTTTATTGGTTGATAGTGATATAAAAACTGAGTACATATCAATCTCACCTGTTTTAAAGCATTATTTTAATGGTCAAGTATTCATAGAAGATGTTTTACAGAAAAGTATAGAATCTTCTGATTTGTCACTATGTAGTTCAACCAATATTGAAAATTGTCTTTACCCTCCTAATAATAGAGTTGCGATTAAAATTCCATGTCCAGGCTCTTTTAATGGAGGTAAATGTGAAAGTTCAAAACATTATTGGCACTGTGATACTTGTAAAAGTCAAGTAGAATACGGTTTTGATAATTATTTTTATTGTGAATGTGGTAAAAGCCTAGCGACAAATTATCATTTTAAATGTAATAGTAAATTTCACGGCAATGGATTCATTTTTTATCCAGAAAAAGTATTAAAAGAATACTTACAACAACATAGACCTTTAGATGAAATGAATATCCTTCTATTGGGAGAAACAGGTGTTGGAAAATCAACATGGATTAATTCATTTGCAAATTATATTCATTACGACACCTTAGATGATGCAAAAGATGGTGAATTTATAAGTATCATTCCTTCAAATTTTGTAATGACCGATGATGATTACAATGAAATACTTATTGAAACAGGGACAGATAAAAACGAACATTTTATTTCAGGACAATCTGCAACACAAGAACCTAGAACATATTCATTAAGAAGTGGTTCAAAAATAATTCGGCTGATAGATACTCCAGGGATTGGAGATACTAGAGGGTTGGAGATTGATAAAAAAAATATGTCAAATATACTTTCCTTTTTATCAAATTATGATGAAATACATGGAATTTGTATACTATTAAAGCCAAATAATGCACGAATTCATGCAATGTTCAGATTTTGTATTAAAGAACTTCTTACTCATCTTCATAAAGATGCTGCAAAAAACATTATTTTTTGTTTCACCAATGGTAGGAGTACTTTTTATAGGCCTGGAGACTCATTGACTCCCTTAAAAACATTATTAAAAGAGAATAATGATGTAGAGATTGCCCTTTCCAAACATACAATGTATACTATGGACAATGAGTCTTTTAGATTTTTAGCGGCCATTAAAAAATCGAATGTAACTTTCACTGAAAAGGATTTTGCAGACTTTTCACAAAGCTGGGAGCGTTCTACCGATGAAATTGCAAGAATGCTCAATCATATAGAAACTCTCATGCCGCATCGTACAAAAAATACTTTATCCTTAAATGATGCACGAAGATTGATTGTCAACCTAACAAAACCCATTGCAGATATATCTCAAAATATACAGACTAATATTCGAGTTCTTGAAGACAAGAAAGAGGAGATAGAAAATTCAGAGAAATCAATTGAAGAACTAGCTGAAAATCTTTATATCCCAGCTATAAAAATTAACAGACGAGATTTAGATTATCCCAGAACAGTCTGCACATCTGACAGTTGTGTTGATTTTATTTCAATTGAAGGGACAAATGAATCACAAAAGCATTATAAAACACATTGTCACGAGCATTGTCATTTGACAGGCATTTCAACAGATATTATTAATAATCCCGAACTTCGAGGCTGTGCGGCAATGAATTCCGAAGGCTATTGCACTGAATGTGGTTGCCATTGGACTAAACATATGCATATAGAGTATGAAACATATCAAGTTCTTGAAAAAGTAATAGATAAGGCTACAGAAGGTAAAATTAAAAGTAAAAAAGATGCCCAAAGAAAAATCTTAGCGCATATTAAAGAACTTCAGGAAAGGGTAGATAAATTAAAGAGAGAACAAGAGAAAATAACATTAGCTAGTGCAAAATTTGCGTGCTTTTTAAAGCAGAATGCAATCACTCCTTATAATGATGCTCTTGCTTCTTATTTAGAACATCTAATCTCCGAAGAAGAACAAAAAGTGAATATTGGTGGAAAAAATGAAACGCTCGAAGGATTAAAAAAAATGAAAAAAGAATATGATGAACAGGTTAAAGTTCTTGAATCCGCAATGGGAGATGGAAATAAAGAGAACAAAATCACATTAGATGATATAAAAAAACTTGAGAAGGAACTTTTAAGCATGGAGATTTCTGGTGATGATTTGAAGAATATAATTGAAGGTTCAGAAGTGGCAAAATCAAATAACAGGAATTACAAGGAATATCAAATTCCTCAACCAAAAAACAGAATAAAACTTAAAAATGCACCTCAAAAACTTTATAATGAAGGAGTAAAGCTCATTAAAAATGCGCAGAATAGTTTAGGGAAGTTCATTAATTAA
- a CDS encoding LuxR C-terminal-related transcriptional regulator: protein MDSLTKNKYIKLFSNPELLKCNVSEEDYKEVMPRVEQISRLAKIEGAIYAIYDFNKANYLLQSEEQKKIFGVNQNNPEIDLEAHYSRIHHDDRDFVLETDYMFHNFFMTLSPQEKFNYKLVYDFRTKTEDGYYLRFMHQSVVFEQDKHGNLWLNLVISYPLPEIKKNEKPSRYLINIETKSFHLFNDNENSSFNAVLTPREIEIVVLLARGGDSYNIADKLKISINTVNNHRQNILSKTQSDNTTQAVLFCKSLGLI from the coding sequence ATGGATAGCCTAACTAAGAATAAATACATTAAACTTTTTAGTAATCCGGAATTGTTAAAATGTAATGTAAGTGAAGAGGACTATAAAGAAGTAATGCCTAGGGTTGAACAAATTTCACGATTAGCCAAAATCGAAGGTGCAATTTATGCAATTTATGATTTTAATAAAGCAAATTACCTGCTTCAGAGTGAAGAACAAAAAAAAATCTTTGGGGTGAATCAAAATAATCCTGAGATTGACCTAGAAGCTCATTACTCAAGAATACACCACGATGATAGGGATTTTGTTTTAGAGACTGACTATATGTTTCATAACTTTTTTATGACACTTTCACCTCAAGAAAAGTTTAATTACAAGCTGGTATACGATTTCAGAACAAAAACAGAGGATGGTTATTACTTGCGTTTTATGCATCAGAGTGTTGTTTTCGAACAAGATAAACACGGGAATTTATGGCTAAACCTTGTTATTTCTTATCCTTTGCCGGAAATCAAAAAAAATGAAAAACCCTCCAGGTATTTAATCAATATAGAAACAAAGAGTTTTCACTTATTTAATGATAATGAAAACAGTTCTTTTAATGCTGTGCTTACCCCTCGGGAAATTGAAATAGTTGTACTACTGGCAAGGGGGGGTGATAGTTATAACATAGCTGACAAATTAAAGATTAGCATAAATACGGTTAATAACCATCGTCAAAATATACTGAGTAAAACCCAAAGTGACAATACCACACAGGCTGTTTTATTTTGCAAAAGTTTAGGTTTAATATAA
- a CDS encoding transposase, with translation MYKNDQVYRRYSESFKLKILSELSTGKYNKRQLGRIYGIQNSTINEWIKKYNRTDLMNTRINVETKDEITRIKALQKEVKKLKEALVKKDLDQLVLDSYLEVSAEKLGFKNAEELKKNLGKKR, from the coding sequence ATGTATAAAAATGATCAAGTTTACAGACGTTATTCGGAAAGTTTCAAACTCAAAATTTTATCCGAACTTAGTACCGGTAAGTATAACAAACGGCAGCTCGGACGTATTTATGGCATTCAAAACAGTACAATCAATGAATGGATCAAAAAATACAACAGAACTGACTTAATGAACACTCGTATAAACGTGGAAACTAAAGACGAAATCACCAGAATTAAAGCACTACAAAAAGAAGTTAAAAAGCTCAAAGAAGCCCTTGTTAAGAAAGATCTGGACCAGTTGGTACTGGATTCATATCTTGAAGTATCAGCTGAAAAACTAGGTTTCAAAAACGCCGAAGAATTAAAAAAAAATTTAGGCAAGAAACGCTAA
- a CDS encoding GNAT family protein, with amino-acid sequence MDKNVIGVDGDIILRELMDSDLEKLAIYANNEKVSINLRDGFPKPYTIENARSFKKMVDSQSPKTFFAIEYQNDYVGNISLSLGTDVYRKSAEIGYFIGEPFWNKGIATKAVNLITGRGFSQLDIVRIYTGVFEYNLASQRVLEKCGFVKEAVFKKSICKDNKIFDEIRFAKIKE; translated from the coding sequence ATGGATAAAAACGTAATTGGCGTGGATGGTGATATTATTCTCAGAGAATTAATGGACTCCGATTTGGAAAAACTGGCTATTTATGCAAACAATGAAAAAGTGAGCATAAATTTAAGAGATGGATTCCCAAAACCATATACAATTGAAAATGCAAGGAGCTTTAAAAAAATGGTTGATTCTCAAAGTCCAAAGACATTTTTTGCAATTGAATATCAGAATGATTACGTAGGAAATATAAGTTTATCTCTTGGCACAGATGTATATAGGAAGAGTGCAGAGATTGGATATTTTATAGGTGAACCATTTTGGAATAAAGGAATTGCGACAAAAGCCGTGAATTTAATAACGGGAAGGGGATTTAGTCAACTTGATATTGTTCGAATATATACAGGGGTTTTTGAATATAATCTAGCTTCACAGCGAGTTCTTGAAAAATGCGGATTTGTAAAAGAAGCAGTGTTTAAAAAATCTATTTGCAAAGACAACAAGATTTTTGATGAAATCAGATTTGCAAAAATAAAGGAATGA
- a CDS encoding SDR family oxidoreductase has translation MNQLTNQFKDKVAVVTGGGSGLGKAICCELAKNGAQVICSDINLELAENTLKQIELANYPGDTFAHFLDVSDAKNITNFFLAISQKFGKVDFLFNNAGIAIGGEIRDLEQQHWRKVFEVNLFGFINCANEAYKMMIKEKKGYIINITSIAALTKYTALSTPYAVSKTGALAYSRALQLEASRLGVKVLSVCPGAIKTEMGENMEHINANDKAHQQSKDFIAKGISPKLAASIILKSIVKDKKEIIFPKAFKLYYNLTSVLKFIDKQMAIKMTTEFRAMIRLNN, from the coding sequence ATGAATCAATTAACAAACCAATTTAAGGATAAGGTTGCAGTTGTAACAGGAGGAGGTTCTGGTTTAGGTAAAGCAATATGTTGTGAACTCGCGAAAAATGGAGCCCAGGTTATTTGTTCTGATATTAACCTGGAATTAGCAGAAAATACCTTAAAACAAATTGAATTAGCAAATTATCCTGGAGACACCTTTGCCCACTTCCTTGATGTGAGTGACGCTAAAAATATAACTAATTTCTTCTTAGCTATAAGTCAGAAATTTGGAAAAGTCGACTTTTTATTTAATAATGCCGGAATTGCTATTGGAGGAGAAATCAGAGACTTAGAACAACAGCATTGGAGAAAAGTATTTGAGGTAAATTTATTTGGATTCATTAACTGTGCGAACGAAGCCTATAAAATGATGATAAAAGAAAAAAAAGGGTATATTATAAATATTACTTCCATTGCGGCATTAACTAAATATACCGCTTTAAGTACGCCGTATGCTGTTTCAAAAACCGGAGCATTGGCATATTCCCGGGCATTGCAACTCGAAGCTTCCAGACTTGGCGTGAAAGTTTTGAGTGTATGTCCAGGTGCTATTAAAACAGAAATGGGTGAAAATATGGAGCATATAAACGCCAACGATAAAGCGCATCAACAATCAAAAGACTTTATCGCCAAAGGAATTAGTCCTAAACTTGCGGCAAGTATTATATTGAAATCTATTGTAAAAGATAAAAAGGAAATAATATTCCCTAAGGCATTTAAACTGTATTATAATCTAACCAGCGTACTCAAATTTATTGATAAACAGATGGCAATAAAAATGACTACTGAATTCAGGGCAATGATTAGGTTGAACAATTAA
- a CDS encoding GNAT family N-acetyltransferase, producing the protein MIRLIKPLDSKTDFDNLTGLLSRCLDNDESFKFLSYSLIKFDKKTIENLTKTHKENGIDYIIYGTNNLFSGVLAYKKSKFQGFELFLLAVDKGSQKKGIGQGLINECIKIATNDNFKSVESFVFADNKKMLRLLIKNDFRPIDIQFHARADGMDLIKLRKYLE; encoded by the coding sequence ATGATACGATTAATAAAACCATTAGACAGCAAAACAGACTTTGATAATTTAACAGGTTTATTATCAAGATGCTTGGATAATGATGAGTCTTTTAAATTTCTTAGTTATTCTTTGATAAAGTTTGACAAGAAAACGATAGAGAACCTGACCAAGACCCACAAAGAGAATGGGATTGATTATATTATTTACGGAACAAATAATTTATTTTCAGGAGTATTAGCATATAAGAAAAGTAAATTCCAAGGATTTGAATTGTTTCTTTTGGCTGTTGACAAAGGCAGCCAAAAAAAAGGAATTGGACAAGGCTTAATAAATGAATGTATAAAGATTGCAACAAATGACAATTTCAAATCAGTTGAATCATTTGTTTTCGCCGACAACAAAAAAATGTTAAGACTCTTAATCAAAAACGACTTTAGACCGATTGACATACAATTCCATGCAAGAGCGGATGGAATGGATTTAATTAAACTGAGAAAATATTTAGAGTAG
- a CDS encoding nitrilase-related carbon-nitrogen hydrolase translates to MKKQNILEKLNPFINSKSFIYIALFAGCISLMFVGQERQFGIFAWIAPIFLLQFSRRAKALHMLFLFLPMIITGCVTQKTHNLFNEPLLGVINGIIYAIINFTIYFIDRVLHFKNKNFLSTLVFPSVYVVIEALVSSLLGTSGLLAQSQFAFTPFAQLSTITGIYGITFIINWFASITFWISENDFKTIFIKNGLIIFGVFFMIILGYGFTRISIQPEGVKNVKVATISGTFDLHELAKSEKEVLLKISEKPDMKIPSSFFSSDKEIDIQISNTRKAAESGAKIIVWSEAALFLNQNHVNRIIAEVKNISKEFNAYILIAFLEGNCTTALKPINNKSVLIDKEGTLKWEYKKSHPTPAEIPFINTGDAIIPTVDTEYGRLSNVICYDYDFPSMSIQANRKGVDIMLVPAYDWQGFAQMHSKMAQFETLQNGRLLIRANGNGINMITDNHGSVIAERSTFSSNNKVLLSNLPLKTSSTISSKIGNTFVILCIICFSSSIVIRIISEFKKKKAD, encoded by the coding sequence TTGAAAAAGCAAAATATTTTGGAAAAATTAAATCCATTTATTAACAGCAAATCATTCATTTATATTGCTTTATTTGCGGGTTGCATTTCGTTGATGTTTGTTGGACAGGAAAGGCAATTTGGAATATTTGCATGGATAGCACCAATTTTTTTGTTGCAATTTTCACGTAGGGCAAAAGCCTTGCATATGCTGTTTTTATTCCTTCCTATGATTATAACAGGTTGTGTTACACAAAAAACACACAATTTATTTAATGAACCACTATTAGGTGTAATTAATGGCATAATATACGCTATTATAAATTTTACTATATACTTTATTGACCGTGTTTTACATTTTAAAAATAAAAACTTTCTATCTACCCTTGTATTTCCTTCTGTTTATGTAGTTATTGAAGCACTAGTAAGTTCATTACTTGGAACTTCCGGATTATTGGCTCAATCACAATTTGCTTTTACTCCCTTTGCACAATTAAGTACTATTACCGGGATATATGGAATTACATTTATAATAAATTGGTTTGCATCAATTACTTTTTGGATTTCTGAGAACGATTTTAAAACAATTTTTATTAAAAATGGCTTAATTATTTTTGGTGTCTTTTTCATGATTATTTTAGGCTATGGTTTTACAAGAATTTCGATTCAACCTGAAGGTGTGAAAAATGTAAAAGTTGCTACAATAAGCGGAACTTTTGACTTACATGAGTTGGCAAAATCAGAGAAAGAAGTTTTATTAAAGATTTCCGAAAAACCAGATATGAAGATACCTTCTTCATTTTTCTCTTCTGATAAAGAAATCGATATTCAAATTAGTAATACAAGAAAAGCAGCCGAATCAGGTGCAAAAATTATAGTCTGGAGCGAAGCTGCACTATTTCTGAATCAAAATCACGTTAATAGAATTATTGCAGAAGTTAAAAACATATCAAAAGAGTTTAATGCTTATATACTTATCGCATTTTTAGAGGGAAACTGCACCACAGCGCTCAAGCCAATAAATAATAAAAGTGTTTTAATAGACAAAGAAGGCACTTTAAAATGGGAATATAAAAAATCTCATCCTACACCTGCTGAAATTCCTTTTATTAATACCGGTGATGCTATCATACCAACTGTAGATACTGAATATGGTAGACTTAGTAACGTAATTTGTTATGATTATGATTTTCCTTCTATGTCAATTCAGGCAAATAGAAAAGGTGTCGATATTATGCTTGTTCCTGCCTACGATTGGCAAGGATTTGCACAAATGCATTCCAAGATGGCACAATTTGAAACATTACAAAATGGTCGTTTATTGATTCGTGCAAATGGGAATGGGATAAATATGATAACTGATAATCACGGTTCAGTAATTGCAGAAAGAAGCACCTTTTCAAGTAATAACAAAGTTCTATTATCAAATCTTCCGTTAAAGACTTCTTCAACAATTTCTTCGAAAATTGGTAATACTTTTGTTATCCTTTGTATAATTTGTTTTTCATCATCAATAGTAATTAGAATCATTTCAGAATTTAAAAAGAAGAAGGCTGATTAA
- a CDS encoding alpha/beta fold hydrolase, producing the protein MKNKTIAILFVFFAITSIGHAQNLKLGEGESFINVNGVDHWVKVKGVSNNTIPLIIIHGGPGGHNYSFERTIGPLLEKHVTIIYYEQRGCGRSKASKDTTAYTLSILIDDLEELRKALKIEKMNLLGFSFGAELAARYTAVYPNHVEKLILSCPAEISTSVILVQIQGLYQLADSNLRLKIDNILKENIPILDKWLKIWVHTSTAFFDEFSFYNPEAAKLNRSLWMKSNLPHEGSHHLQRVIFENAKGDLLETIEGLNTETLIISGIHDKNGGLQYGLYINKILPRSELKIYMKSAHFPDIDETERYAKDVITFITKN; encoded by the coding sequence ATGAAAAATAAAACAATTGCAATTTTATTTGTATTCTTTGCCATAACTAGCATCGGACACGCACAAAACTTAAAACTTGGTGAAGGAGAATCTTTTATCAACGTTAATGGCGTTGACCATTGGGTTAAAGTTAAAGGAGTTAGCAATAATACAATTCCTTTGATAATTATACATGGTGGGCCAGGAGGTCATAACTATAGTTTCGAAAGGACAATTGGTCCACTATTAGAGAAGCATGTTACTATTATATATTATGAACAACGAGGTTGTGGAAGAAGCAAAGCATCTAAAGATACTACTGCATATACTCTTTCAATATTAATTGATGATTTAGAAGAATTACGGAAAGCCCTGAAAATAGAAAAAATGAATTTATTGGGTTTTTCGTTTGGAGCTGAACTGGCCGCTCGTTACACAGCAGTATATCCAAATCACGTTGAAAAGTTGATACTTTCATGTCCAGCAGAAATATCAACTTCTGTTATATTGGTTCAGATACAAGGACTTTATCAACTAGCAGACAGCAACCTCAGATTAAAAATTGATAATATTTTAAAAGAAAATATCCCAATACTTGACAAATGGCTTAAAATATGGGTGCATACATCTACAGCTTTCTTCGACGAATTTTCTTTTTATAACCCGGAAGCTGCAAAACTAAACAGAAGTCTTTGGATGAAGAGTAATTTACCGCACGAAGGTTCGCATCATCTTCAAAGGGTTATTTTTGAAAATGCCAAAGGAGATTTATTAGAAACTATTGAAGGGCTCAATACTGAAACTTTAATCATATCTGGGATTCATGATAAAAACGGAGGGTTGCAGTATGGTCTGTACATTAATAAAATCCTACCAAGGAGTGAATTGAAAATATACATGAAAAGTGCACACTTTCCAGACATTGATGAGACTGAAAGATATGCCAAAGATGTTATAACATTTATAACAAAGAATTAA